In a genomic window of Chryseobacterium sp. G0162:
- a CDS encoding 1-acyl-sn-glycerol-3-phosphate acyltransferase: MSKFDEIRYFHDQEVNERLQSIARDPMMKALMNFTFPGEDEQVWLEQFKDVHSISDFQHQFVAYAVRQILAKSSEGLTTSGFDKLDKNTSYLYISNHRDIVLDTSLLNLVLLESGHIMTASAIGDNLVKRNFLNVLAKLNRNFLVQRGLSLRDQLTSSQVMSEYIKEQLLQENRSVWIAQREGRAKDGNDATQQGVLKMLAMAAGDQSLIEYFKTLKIVPISISYEYDPTDSLKMPQLLAQHREEEYIKGKNEDFNTILSGILGQKKRIHLHAGDVIDTELDGIAATIENKNKQLQAIAQLIDDSIIQNYKLWPTKYIAYDLKNNTDTYASQYTEQEKQLFIRRLEMRIDPSDPVSKEYFLAMYANPLINKLKTEHK, encoded by the coding sequence ATGTCGAAGTTTGATGAAATCCGGTATTTTCATGATCAGGAAGTGAATGAAAGATTACAAAGCATAGCCCGTGATCCGATGATGAAAGCCCTGATGAACTTTACTTTTCCCGGTGAGGATGAGCAGGTTTGGCTGGAACAGTTTAAAGATGTTCATTCTATAAGTGATTTTCAGCATCAGTTTGTAGCGTATGCTGTTCGTCAGATTCTTGCCAAAAGCTCTGAAGGATTAACTACTTCAGGTTTCGATAAACTTGATAAAAATACCTCTTATCTTTACATTTCGAATCATAGGGATATTGTATTGGATACTTCCCTGCTTAACCTTGTTTTGTTGGAAAGCGGCCACATTATGACGGCTTCAGCCATTGGGGATAATCTGGTGAAAAGAAACTTTTTGAATGTATTGGCTAAACTGAACCGCAACTTTTTAGTTCAAAGAGGGTTGTCACTTCGTGACCAGCTTACCAGTTCACAGGTGATGTCTGAATATATTAAAGAACAACTGCTTCAGGAAAACCGTTCTGTTTGGATTGCGCAGCGTGAAGGTCGTGCAAAAGATGGGAATGATGCTACTCAGCAAGGGGTTTTAAAAATGCTGGCCATGGCAGCCGGGGATCAATCACTGATAGAATATTTTAAAACATTAAAAATTGTTCCTATCTCTATTTCCTATGAATATGATCCTACAGATTCCTTAAAAATGCCTCAATTATTGGCACAACACAGAGAGGAAGAATACATTAAAGGGAAAAACGAAGACTTCAACACCATACTCAGCGGAATTTTAGGTCAAAAGAAACGAATTCATCTGCATGCCGGTGATGTTATTGATACAGAACTGGATGGCATTGCAGCTACCATTGAAAATAAAAACAAACAATTGCAGGCCATTGCGCAATTGATTGATGATTCCATCATTCAAAATTATAAACTTTGGCCCACGAAATATATCGCCTACGATCTGAAAAACAATACGGATACCTATGCTTCACAGTATACAGAACAGGAAAAACAATTGTTTATCCGAAGATTGGAGATGCGAATTGACCCATCTGATCCTGTTTCTAAAGAATATTTCCTGGCCATGTATGCCAATCCATTGATTAACAAGTTAAAGACTGAACATAAATAA